One genomic region from Thermus antranikianii DSM 12462 encodes:
- a CDS encoding transposase: AAWGSRYPGVVGLWVQDSGAFLRFYGYPKVLWPYLRSTNLMERFIRELRRGTKVRDHKFPKEEAVYKLLYLESERQEGRWAERKLKGFSEVKEVLEKMLQERYAPRTQTLTHNS, translated from the coding sequence GGCCGCCTGGGGTTCGCGGTACCCGGGGGTGGTGGGGCTTTGGGTACAGGATTCGGGGGCCTTCCTGCGGTTCTACGGGTACCCCAAGGTGCTTTGGCCGTACCTGCGGAGCACCAACCTGATGGAGCGGTTTATCCGGGAGCTACGGCGGGGGACGAAGGTGCGGGACCACAAGTTTCCTAAGGAAGAGGCGGTGTACAAGCTTCTTTACCTGGAGTCGGAGAGGCAGGAAGGGAGGTGGGCAGAACGGAAACTAAAGGGGTTCTCGGAGGTGAAGGAGGTGCTGGAGAAGATGCTTCAGGAGCGGTATGCCCCCCGTACACAGACTCTTACACATAACTCTTGA